The following are from one region of the Dreissena polymorpha isolate Duluth1 chromosome 2, UMN_Dpol_1.0, whole genome shotgun sequence genome:
- the LOC127867222 gene encoding uncharacterized protein LOC127867222 yields MEAINQLSCGWVRDLQSMTVNNNVLVTAKVRHSQQMNATPLHPWVIANKDGMVEAAHCDCKAGLGETCSHVGALLFHIEFIHRLMSRRTVTQEKAYWSMPSAVDKVPYAEIRGIDFTSVSTKKRRLDSVINGEDVQQERQPLK; encoded by the exons ATGGAAGCAATCAACCAGTTGAGCTGTGGTTGGGTTCGTGACTTACAGAGCATGACTGTAAATAACAATGTTTTGGTGACTGCAAAG GTTCGACACTCCCAGCAGATGAACGCAACACCACTTCATCCCTGGGTCATCGCCAATAAAGACGGTATGGTAGAGGCAGCACATTGCGACTGCAAAGCTGGTCTCGGGGAGACTTGTAGCCATGTCGGAGCCTTGCTTTTCCACATAGAGTTCATACATCGCCTCATGTCCCGCAGAACTGTGACACAGGAAAAGGCTTACTGGTCCATGCCTTCAGCAGTCGACAAGGTGCCCTATGCTGAAATTCGGGGTATAGATTTCACTTCTGTGTCAACCAAGAAAAGGCGTCTTGACAGTGTTATTAATG GTGAGGACGTTCAACAAGAGCGACAACCTTTGAAATAG